The Candidatus Rokuibacteriota bacterium genome includes a region encoding these proteins:
- a CDS encoding MmgE/PrpD family protein — MTEAGAATDALLAFATKTTVADLPAPMRAWAAQAVMDTIGVAIGGRDAAGIVEARGLVRAWGGKPEATLWGSRDRVPSPHAVLVNASASRALDFDDVFDAIPFHPSAYLVPAAVAAGELAGGGSGADLVAAVAVGAEVMIRLALGRGPTDPDAARVPLSRVLGPTVAAARMLGLDVARTRHALGLAFCLSAGELQSYEDGALSIRLQQGFVAEAALRAVCLAAAGITGPWNFLEGRRGLARADGIADASAVVDGLGEVFHAVETDMKPYPCCRCSHPAIAAALRLRAAHSLAVEAIAAVRVTVAPKTAAIVVEPRAVRFAPATVPVAQFSLPYAVAAALATGEVGLAAFSAEGLRDPVTRGLIGRMQVDVDEALGTRAAGMIAPARVEVALASGVRVGVEATPETCREDLAGGGAERKFRSCMAAGGRGSVTERALGVLAHLEDRADAVSSLVSIMAGEGSC; from the coding sequence GTGACCGAGGCGGGCGCCGCGACCGATGCGCTCCTCGCGTTCGCGACGAAGACGACCGTCGCCGACCTGCCGGCGCCCATGCGCGCGTGGGCGGCGCAAGCGGTGATGGACACGATCGGGGTCGCGATCGGTGGTCGCGACGCGGCTGGGATCGTCGAGGCGCGCGGGCTCGTCCGCGCCTGGGGCGGGAAGCCCGAGGCGACGCTCTGGGGCTCACGCGACCGCGTCCCCTCGCCGCACGCGGTGCTCGTCAACGCGTCGGCCTCGCGGGCGCTCGACTTCGACGACGTGTTCGACGCGATCCCGTTCCACCCGAGCGCGTACCTCGTGCCCGCGGCGGTCGCGGCCGGCGAGCTGGCGGGTGGGGGCTCCGGCGCGGATCTCGTCGCGGCCGTCGCCGTGGGCGCCGAGGTGATGATTCGGCTCGCGCTCGGGCGGGGCCCGACGGACCCGGACGCGGCGCGCGTGCCCCTCTCGCGCGTGCTCGGCCCGACGGTTGCCGCGGCGCGCATGCTGGGGCTCGACGTCGCGCGCACGCGGCACGCGCTTGGCCTCGCGTTCTGCCTCTCGGCCGGCGAGCTCCAGAGCTACGAGGATGGCGCGCTCTCGATCCGGCTTCAGCAGGGGTTCGTCGCCGAGGCGGCGCTCCGCGCGGTGTGCCTCGCGGCGGCCGGGATCACCGGGCCGTGGAACTTCCTCGAGGGGCGGAGGGGGCTCGCGCGCGCCGATGGGATCGCGGACGCGTCGGCGGTCGTCGACGGGCTCGGCGAAGTCTTCCACGCGGTGGAGACCGACATGAAGCCGTATCCGTGCTGCCGGTGCTCGCATCCCGCGATCGCGGCGGCGCTCCGGCTCCGCGCGGCGCATTCGCTCGCCGTGGAGGCGATCGCCGCGGTGCGCGTCACCGTGGCGCCGAAGACGGCGGCGATCGTCGTCGAGCCGCGCGCGGTGCGGTTCGCGCCTGCGACGGTGCCAGTCGCCCAGTTCAGCCTGCCGTACGCGGTGGCCGCCGCGCTCGCGACCGGCGAGGTCGGGCTCGCGGCGTTCTCCGCCGAAGGACTGCGCGATCCGGTGACGCGAGGGCTGATCGGGCGCATGCAGGTGGACGTTGACGAGGCGCTCGGCACGCGCGCAGCCGGGATGATCGCGCCGGCGCGCGTCGAGGTCGCGCTCGCGAGCGGCGTGCGCGTCGGCGTCGAGGCGACGCCGGAGACGTGCCGCGAAGACCTCGCGGGCGGCGGCGCCGAGCGCAAGTTCCGGAGCTGCATGGCCGCCGGCGGGCGCGGCTCTGTCACCGAGCGCGCGCTCGGTGTACTCGCGCACCTCGAGGACCGAGCGGACGCGGTGTCGTCGCTCGTCTCCATCATGGCGGGTGAGGGGTCGTGCTGA
- the purB gene encoding adenylosuccinate lyase, whose translation MASSAFDYVTLGSEFNTPAMRAVWEERNLLQKWLDVEAALARAQAKVGMVPAEAAEEITRKAKAELVDLERVRAEIKRAGHLIVGVLRGWSPVIEHGAEKWVHYGASSPDVLDTGLALLLKEAVEVVQADLQGIHRLLIELTERHARTLMAGRTHGQHALPITFGFKLAIWLAEMGRHLDRLDACRGRVLVGNLTGAVGTQAAFGPRGEEIQRLALDSLGLGVPEIVTHMLQRDRHAELAGVLASVGSSLGKIAHEIYLLQKTEVGELSEGFRSGDQVGSSSLPQKRNPLRCENIWGIAKVLRGLSVSVLDAQEIEHENDTSLFAASFVALPAMFMLAARALHDTRHILKGLVVDQARMLANLRSTHGLIVAERVMIALAEKLGKPAAHRLVYEAAMDCYAKSIPLAEALGARAEVRALLTTRDLETLCDAETYIGTGAEQALDVARRARARYGA comes from the coding sequence ATGGCCTCGAGCGCCTTCGACTACGTGACGCTCGGCTCCGAGTTCAACACGCCGGCGATGCGCGCGGTGTGGGAGGAGCGGAACCTGCTTCAGAAGTGGCTCGACGTCGAAGCCGCGCTCGCGCGCGCGCAGGCGAAGGTCGGGATGGTGCCGGCGGAGGCGGCCGAGGAGATCACGCGCAAGGCGAAGGCCGAGCTCGTCGACCTGGAGCGCGTGCGCGCCGAGATCAAGCGCGCCGGGCACCTGATCGTCGGCGTCCTCCGCGGCTGGTCGCCGGTGATCGAGCACGGCGCCGAGAAGTGGGTGCACTACGGCGCGAGCTCGCCGGACGTGCTCGACACGGGGCTCGCCCTCCTCCTGAAGGAGGCGGTGGAGGTCGTCCAGGCGGACCTCCAGGGCATCCACCGGCTCCTCATCGAGCTGACCGAGCGCCACGCGCGGACGCTCATGGCGGGCCGGACGCACGGCCAGCACGCGCTGCCCATCACCTTCGGCTTCAAGCTCGCCATCTGGCTGGCGGAGATGGGCCGGCACCTCGACCGGCTCGACGCGTGTCGCGGGCGCGTGCTCGTCGGGAACCTCACCGGTGCCGTCGGCACCCAGGCCGCGTTCGGTCCACGTGGCGAGGAGATCCAGCGGCTCGCGCTCGACTCGCTCGGGCTCGGCGTACCGGAGATCGTGACGCACATGCTCCAGCGCGACCGCCACGCGGAGCTCGCGGGCGTGCTCGCGAGCGTCGGATCGTCGCTCGGCAAGATCGCGCACGAGATCTACCTCCTCCAGAAGACCGAGGTCGGCGAGCTGAGCGAGGGCTTCCGGAGCGGCGACCAGGTGGGGTCGAGCAGCCTGCCGCAGAAGCGGAACCCGCTTCGCTGCGAGAACATCTGGGGCATCGCGAAGGTGCTGCGGGGGCTCTCGGTCTCCGTGCTCGACGCGCAGGAGATCGAGCACGAGAACGACACCTCGCTCTTCGCGGCGAGCTTCGTCGCGCTGCCGGCGATGTTCATGCTTGCCGCCCGGGCGCTCCACGACACGCGGCACATCCTGAAGGGACTCGTCGTCGATCAGGCGCGGATGCTCGCGAATCTGCGGTCGACCCACGGCCTCATCGTCGCCGAACGCGTGATGATCGCGCTCGCGGAGAAGCTGGGCAAGCCGGCGGCGCACCGGCTCGTCTACGAGGCGGCCATGGACTGCTACGCGAAGTCGATCCCGCTCGCGGAGGCGCTCGGCGCGCGCGCGGAAGTGCGCGCGCTCCTCACCACGCGCGACCTCGAGACGCTCTGCGACGCGGAGACGTACATCGGCACGGGCGCCGAGCAGGCGCTCGACGTCGCCCGCCGGGCGCGCGCGAGGTACGGGGCGTGA
- a CDS encoding AMP-binding protein, whose amino-acid sequence MIARYTEAGFWGSRIWTDYLDETAERAPDRPALIDASGSLTYAELRRAVDGLALHLLDLGATKGDRFGIQLPNWREFVATRFALAKIGAVAVPMPADWRRKEVEYVLGATAAMGFVAPAQYRGRDYVEEYAPMRQALPGLRTVMAARPTAGVPDGWRALPPLGGLTVDPRAAERLRAARPGPNDVDLIVTTSGSTAAPKLVVRTPNCFLTTTKQFVGSRGFLTGTDVVAGLAPIARGVGYWIGVAAPILAGCTMALLEHFTPEGALRWLADTRATAAIAVPTQIVKMLQVPDVERYDLRAFRLFVNGGAAIPPSAAEEVERRMGCVTMSAYGAVEGGIPTCTSMDDPPDKRYRTVGRLMPGMEMRIVDDAGHAQPVGTPGELVYRGPNLSVGFWANPDAYRQLFDGDGWFRSGDLGVIDAAGYLTIVGRKKEIVIRGGINISPTEVEGLLQDHPGVRQMAIVKMPDRVLGERCCAYVVPAPGATVTVESLAEFLAARDVAKYKFPERVELLDDLPTTGEGGKVLRRALEDDIRTKLEREGKV is encoded by the coding sequence ATGATCGCCCGCTACACGGAGGCGGGCTTCTGGGGTTCGCGCATCTGGACCGATTACCTCGACGAGACGGCCGAGCGCGCGCCGGACCGCCCGGCGCTCATCGACGCGTCCGGGTCGCTCACGTACGCGGAGCTGCGGCGGGCGGTCGATGGGCTCGCGCTTCACCTGCTGGACCTCGGCGCGACGAAGGGGGACCGCTTCGGCATCCAGCTGCCGAACTGGCGCGAGTTCGTCGCGACGCGGTTCGCGCTGGCGAAGATCGGCGCCGTCGCGGTCCCGATGCCGGCGGACTGGCGGCGGAAGGAGGTCGAGTACGTGCTGGGCGCGACGGCGGCGATGGGCTTCGTCGCGCCCGCTCAGTACCGCGGGCGCGACTACGTCGAGGAGTACGCGCCCATGCGCCAGGCGCTGCCCGGCCTCCGGACAGTCATGGCGGCGCGCCCGACGGCCGGCGTGCCCGACGGCTGGCGCGCGCTGCCGCCGCTCGGCGGGCTCACCGTGGACCCGCGCGCCGCGGAACGGCTCCGCGCCGCCCGCCCCGGCCCGAACGACGTGGACCTCATCGTGACGACCTCGGGCAGCACGGCCGCGCCGAAGCTCGTCGTGCGGACGCCCAACTGCTTCCTCACGACGACGAAGCAGTTCGTCGGCTCGCGCGGGTTCCTGACGGGGACCGACGTCGTGGCAGGACTCGCGCCGATCGCGCGCGGCGTCGGCTACTGGATCGGCGTCGCGGCGCCCATCCTCGCCGGCTGCACGATGGCGCTCCTCGAGCACTTCACTCCCGAGGGCGCGCTCCGCTGGCTCGCCGACACGCGGGCGACGGCGGCCATCGCCGTGCCCACACAGATCGTGAAGATGCTCCAGGTGCCCGACGTCGAGCGCTACGACCTGCGCGCGTTCCGCCTCTTCGTCAACGGGGGCGCCGCGATTCCGCCGAGCGCCGCCGAGGAGGTCGAGCGCCGGATGGGCTGCGTCACGATGAGCGCCTACGGCGCTGTCGAGGGCGGTATCCCGACCTGCACCTCGATGGACGACCCGCCGGACAAGCGCTACCGCACCGTGGGGCGCCTCATGCCCGGCATGGAGATGCGCATCGTGGACGATGCCGGGCATGCGCAGCCGGTCGGCACCCCAGGCGAGCTCGTCTACCGCGGGCCGAACCTCTCGGTCGGCTTCTGGGCCAACCCGGACGCCTACCGGCAGCTGTTTGACGGCGACGGGTGGTTCCGGAGCGGCGACCTCGGCGTGATCGACGCGGCGGGCTATCTGACGATCGTCGGGCGCAAGAAGGAGATCGTCATCCGCGGCGGGATCAACATCAGCCCGACGGAGGTCGAGGGACTCCTCCAGGACCATCCCGGCGTCCGGCAGATGGCGATCGTGAAGATGCCCGACCGCGTGCTCGGCGAGCGTTGCTGCGCGTACGTCGTGCCGGCGCCGGGCGCCACGGTCACCGTCGAGTCCCTCGCCGAGTTCCTCGCCGCGCGCGACGTCGCCAAGTACAAGTTCCCCGAGCGCGTCGAGCTCCTCGACGACCTGCCGACGACGGGCGAGGGCGGCAAGGTGCTGCGGCGCGCGCTCGAGGACGACATCCGCACGAAGCTCGAGCGCGAGGGGAAGGTCTGA
- a CDS encoding TRAP transporter fused permease subunit, with the protein MDSDTPLDLETSAGASRRSSLDDFLDRSRPWSARGIAFLVALTALVFSVYHLLMGYFAQPQAMTHRMVHVSLMLFLVFLVFPLRAKGRFTVAAARAVDGAVLAAVATVTVWVLHDVDAFLSKEWEPLSAFDVVMALVLMALVLEAVRRTDGIVLVLVVVFFLVHALFADHFPFIFYGPPTPWDGLLKIEVVLSMGIFGLPIMVMADYLTLYIILAVFLMRCGTGKFFIDIAMAMFGRQTGGPAKAAVMASGLFGTISGSSVANVVGVGTFTIPLMKKIGYRPYVAGAIEAVASSGGQIMPPVMGATAFVMAELIGVSYATVALAAAIPATLYYVSLLLMVHFEACKHDLRGLDRNAVPRVLHVLRHEGYLVVPLLVLVGLLANGSSVIRAGFWSVIAAFVVSFVRPSSRMEPRRLLGVLIDGAKLAVPVSTACAGAGIFIGAMTASGVGDRLSTLLINAAGGQLWFALFLTMIASFILGLGLTTTADYIILATLVVPALVQLGAPLMGAHMFAFYFSSISGITPPVAMAAFAAAGIAGASMQKTGWEACRIGIAAFLIPYMFVYAPELLLRGELLQVAFVSTTAILGTGALAAAFQGWLLTRATWLERGLLVGAALLLTRPTATTVPFGAGTLAVVIAVQLVRRRRARARAAGEFGALHESLVTDVKGATDHSH; encoded by the coding sequence ATGGATTCCGACACGCCGCTCGACCTCGAGACGTCTGCCGGCGCCAGCCGGCGCAGCTCGCTCGACGACTTCCTCGATCGGTCCCGGCCGTGGTCGGCTCGTGGCATCGCGTTCCTCGTCGCGCTCACCGCGCTGGTCTTCAGTGTCTATCACCTCCTCATGGGGTACTTCGCGCAGCCTCAGGCGATGACGCACCGCATGGTCCACGTCTCCCTGATGCTGTTCCTCGTGTTCCTCGTGTTCCCACTCCGCGCGAAGGGGCGGTTCACCGTGGCGGCCGCGCGTGCCGTCGACGGCGCCGTGCTCGCGGCGGTGGCCACCGTCACGGTGTGGGTGCTGCACGACGTCGACGCCTTTCTCTCGAAGGAGTGGGAACCCCTCAGCGCGTTCGACGTCGTGATGGCGCTCGTGCTGATGGCGCTGGTGCTCGAAGCGGTCCGGCGCACGGACGGCATCGTGCTCGTCCTGGTCGTGGTGTTCTTCCTCGTCCACGCGTTGTTCGCCGACCATTTCCCGTTCATCTTCTACGGGCCGCCGACCCCGTGGGACGGGCTGCTGAAGATCGAGGTCGTCCTCTCGATGGGCATCTTCGGACTGCCCATCATGGTCATGGCCGACTACCTCACGCTCTACATCATCCTCGCCGTGTTCCTCATGCGGTGCGGGACCGGGAAATTCTTCATCGACATCGCGATGGCGATGTTCGGGCGGCAGACCGGCGGCCCCGCGAAGGCCGCGGTGATGGCGAGCGGCCTCTTCGGCACGATCTCGGGCAGCAGCGTCGCGAACGTCGTCGGCGTGGGGACCTTCACGATCCCGCTGATGAAGAAGATCGGCTACCGGCCCTACGTCGCCGGCGCCATCGAGGCCGTCGCCTCCTCGGGCGGCCAGATCATGCCGCCGGTCATGGGTGCCACGGCCTTCGTGATGGCCGAGCTCATCGGCGTGAGTTACGCGACCGTCGCGCTCGCGGCGGCGATCCCCGCCACCCTCTACTACGTGTCACTGCTGCTCATGGTGCACTTCGAGGCGTGCAAGCACGATCTCCGCGGCCTCGACCGGAACGCGGTGCCGCGGGTGCTCCACGTGCTCCGGCACGAGGGGTACCTCGTCGTGCCCCTGCTCGTGCTGGTCGGCCTGCTCGCGAACGGCTCGTCGGTGATCCGCGCGGGATTCTGGAGCGTGATCGCCGCGTTCGTCGTGAGCTTCGTGCGGCCGAGTTCGCGGATGGAGCCCCGGCGGCTGCTCGGGGTGCTCATCGACGGCGCGAAGCTGGCCGTGCCGGTGTCGACGGCATGCGCGGGCGCGGGCATCTTCATCGGCGCGATGACGGCCTCGGGCGTGGGCGATCGCCTGTCGACGCTCCTGATCAACGCCGCCGGCGGACAGCTCTGGTTCGCGCTGTTCCTCACGATGATCGCCTCGTTCATCCTCGGGCTCGGGCTGACGACCACCGCCGACTACATCATCCTCGCCACGCTGGTCGTTCCGGCGCTCGTCCAGCTCGGCGCGCCCCTCATGGGCGCGCACATGTTCGCCTTCTACTTCAGCTCGATCTCCGGGATCACGCCTCCGGTCGCGATGGCGGCGTTCGCGGCCGCAGGCATCGCGGGCGCGAGCATGCAGAAGACGGGATGGGAGGCCTGCCGCATCGGGATCGCGGCCTTCCTGATCCCGTACATGTTCGTGTACGCCCCGGAGCTGCTGCTCAGGGGCGAGCTGCTCCAGGTCGCCTTCGTGTCGACCACGGCGATCCTCGGGACGGGCGCGCTTGCCGCGGCCTTCCAGGGCTGGCTGCTCACCAGGGCGACCTGGCTCGAGCGCGGCCTCCTGGTCGGTGCGGCGCTGCTTCTCACGAGACCCACCGCCACGACGGTCCCGTTCGGCGCCGGCACGTTGGCGGTGGTGATCGCGGTCCAGCTGGTGCGGAGGCGCCGGGCTCGCGCGCGGGCAGCGGGGGAGTTCGGCGCATTGCACGAATCGCTGGTCACCGACGTCAAGGGAGCCACCGATCATTCCCATTGA
- a CDS encoding TAXI family TRAP transporter solute-binding subunit yields the protein MDRILRVGLVTLLVLGAFASGAAAQGDYKFVRIVGGTPEGSWGITGSKLAELINRSVKGVTASASPGATVANVVNVNDSRAQLGITTADVVHEVAHGLGQWKGKEAKNVRFLASIHTVPAHAFVRAESQIKEFKDIATKPVRVQGISKGSQTYRHVEQSLQIYGSSVEDLLKRGGVIHYVSDGPAAEMMKNNQIDLIYRNTGAPSSWILEAETGMTLRFLPLGDAYLKAITTRIPGLVIDVIPAGTYKAMKEDYRTFSVVTALIVPANMPDAVAEGITAALWDNLEEFKKIGGFAKSITFEQALRGNTIAVHPGAARYYQAKGLRVGP from the coding sequence ATGGACAGGATCCTCAGGGTCGGTCTCGTGACACTGCTCGTCCTCGGCGCCTTCGCGTCCGGCGCCGCCGCGCAGGGGGACTACAAGTTCGTGCGCATCGTGGGCGGCACGCCCGAGGGCAGCTGGGGCATCACGGGCAGCAAGCTGGCGGAGCTCATCAACCGGTCGGTCAAGGGCGTCACGGCGAGCGCGAGCCCCGGCGCCACGGTGGCGAACGTCGTCAACGTGAACGACAGCCGGGCGCAGCTCGGCATCACCACCGCCGACGTCGTGCACGAGGTCGCCCATGGGCTCGGCCAGTGGAAGGGCAAGGAAGCGAAGAACGTCCGCTTCCTCGCGTCGATCCACACGGTGCCCGCGCACGCGTTCGTGCGCGCCGAGAGCCAGATCAAGGAGTTCAAGGACATCGCGACCAAGCCCGTGCGGGTCCAGGGGATCAGCAAGGGCTCCCAGACGTACCGGCACGTCGAGCAGAGCCTCCAGATCTACGGCTCCTCGGTCGAGGATCTCTTGAAGCGCGGCGGCGTCATCCACTACGTCAGCGACGGGCCGGCCGCCGAGATGATGAAGAACAACCAGATCGATCTGATCTACCGGAACACCGGCGCACCGTCGTCGTGGATCCTCGAGGCGGAGACGGGGATGACCCTGCGCTTCCTCCCGTTGGGCGACGCGTATCTGAAGGCGATCACGACCCGCATCCCGGGCCTCGTGATCGACGTGATCCCGGCCGGCACCTACAAGGCGATGAAGGAGGACTACAGGACCTTCTCCGTCGTCACCGCCCTCATCGTGCCGGCGAACATGCCCGATGCCGTGGCGGAGGGGATCACCGCCGCGCTGTGGGACAACCTCGAGGAGTTCAAGAAGATCGGCGGCTTCGCGAAGTCCATCACGTTCGAGCAGGCGCTCCGCGGCAACACGATTGCCGTGCATCCCGGCGCCGCCCGCTACTACCAAGCGAAAGGGCTCCGGGTCGGACCGTAG